The stretch of DNA GGCTCTCCCACAAAAATCACCCGAGATCATCACCATACCCATTTTTTCATTGTCGATAATACAATACTGTTTCAATATTCTACTACAAAACCGAAAATTTGAAGGATGAACATTTTCCACGTACTCAGTATTCGTGTCGCGTAGGGACTTTAATCTgtctcaaatcaaatatatatacgcCTCGTAAAACCAAAGAACCCAAAACCTACACCAAAAAGTGCGTAGGGGTATTAACGTAACCTCCACAAAAACgatagtaataaataataaatccgATTTAAAAAAACAGTCATTTTCGAGAAACTTAAATGCttacaacataaaaaataaaataaaaataaacatttgttCTCTTCCACTGTCTTGTCTGTAGagaagtaaagagagagagagacagacgACGTTAcagtatctctctctctcacacgatcaagattcaagaaatcTTTCATCATTCGCCGGAAAAATATCATTTCTCCGGCATTCATGGAGGACTCTAGAATTTTCCCGTTCGCCGGAAACTTAGACCCTCGTGCTCAAGAGTTCATACCACTGAACCCTATCTCTTCTCATTTTTACTTTCCGTAcacttctcctcctccgccgccgcatCCCCCGCCGTTGCCTCCATCTTCGTACGGATTATCTCCGTCGGAGCCAAGAGTTTTCACGTTCTTTAATCTTCCACCACATCCGATGAtgttctcttctcctcctccaccacaaccaccaccactGCGTCCGTGTTTCAGCGGCGTTTCGGCAGCTCAAAGGCCTACTATACCGTCAAATTCTCCGACGCGGTCGCTCTCTTTGATATGCGTACCGCGTGACGTAACCGAGTCCACGGTGAGACGTGACTTGGAGGTCTTCGGCGACGTCCGTGGCGTGCAAATGGAGAGAATCTCAGAAGGAATCGTGACCGTACATTTCTACGATATTCGTGACGCTAAAAGAGCGGTTCGTGATGTTTGCGGTAGACACATGCAGCAACAAGCTAGACTCAGtggtggcggcggcggcggtggaagctcaccttcatcttcttcactggCGCGTGGGTTTGTTTCCGGCAGACCTGTATGGGCTCAGTTCGTAGTTCCGGCGACTAGTGCTGTTCCCGGAGGGTGTAACCAAGGAACGTTGGTGATATTTAACTTAGACCCTGATGTCTCTTCCATTGATCTCAGACAGATTTTCCAAGTTTACGGTACGGTTCTTTTTCTAGTTTCTATGTCTTGATTTACTTTAGCATTAGATTTAGTTTGTTTCCTCGATTTGTGGATATGTCAggaattaaaacatttttcaaaGACTAATAATGTTAGGCTATGatataaattacaatattatttaCATGAATCATGGAATAATTGTTTGCATGTTATGAACATCATTtaacttttgaatatatagataatattgGACCGtttgtttatgtaaaatatattcgTATCAGGTCCGATCAAAGAGTTGAGAGAGACGCCGTACAAGAAACATCAAAGGTTCGTTGAGTTTTATGATGTAAGAGATGCGGCGAGAGCGTTAGATGGAATGAATGGTGAAGAGATCGGTGGTAAGCAAGTTGTGATCGAATTTAGTCGACCAGGTGGACTTAAGAACAGGTTCAGGTCATCTAGGCTACCACAGCTACCGTTTCAACCGCTTCAACCACCACCGATTCTAAATCCTCCTAATTTGAGGCAGTCTGTAACTCTtatgaaagataaaaacaagaTTGTGAGCCCTACTAATGGTGTTATTGATGTTAATGCTTCTATGCGTTCGTTATCTATCATTGATGACGTCGATAACAAGACCCCAGGAGGGGAATCCGAATGCGCggagacaaagagaaagaacatGGCTAAGTGGGGGAAGAAAAGACAGATGAAGAACATGGAACTAAGTCAGTTCCTTATCAGTGAAGAAACCATGGAAGATCCAAGTTGCAGAGATCCACGTACCACTTTGATGATCAAGAACATACCAAACAAGTACAGGTTGGGCTTTATATAATCTAATTTACTTAGTATTAATAGATTACTAAATACTACTTTTTATAATCTAAAGTTAGAAGTATTATCTAATATTCTCATGGAAACTAAAATGgtttagaaaaactaaaaattttctaatctctcaatAAAGTGATTATATGGATTTAAAGTTGGAAGCTTTTTCAAACTATAGGATGGTTAAAGATTTAGATCTTTCATTAAAATATTCACATGGATTCGTgtgctatatatatatcctatatTCAAAGGTTTATATTCTAGATAAAATTCTCCAATGTTATGTTCCATCAAGCTTTTAGTTATATTCTTGTTTTATCATACCTTAATTGACTAACATTTTCCCGGATACTCTTATATTACAGATTCCTATTGGCTTTTGTTTATGAgattcaatgtttttgttttatatagtcAAAAGCTACTGTTGGATATGCTGGACAAGCATTGCATCCACATCAACAAAGCGATCGCTGAGGAGCACCATGAACATGAGGCTCTTCATCAGCCCTTTTCGTCTTATGATTTCGTGTATCTCCCGATGGATTTCAAGTAATCAAACATTGAAATCCATTGATTGTATAGTATTGGttatatttataactaaaatcttAACTATTTTCTCTGTTGTGTATATTAGCAACAAGTGCAATGTTGGTTATGGGTTTGTGAACATGACATCTCCGGAAGCAGCTTGGAGGTTTTACAAGGCGTTTAATCATCAACGTTGGGAGGTTTTTAATTCGCGTAAGATTTGCCAAATCACATATGCGAGAGTTCAGGTATATTATATCAGTATTACTGAGTTTTGAAATCGCAAACTACATAAAGTTAATATGCTCGAGTTAACCCTATTCTGCAAATGCATGGAAGTTGCATAATATCTTTGCATATCCAAAAACTTAAACTATAAGTTGAATCATAGTcttgaattttttatataatttggtcACAATGtgtttattttgttacttttggtGGTCAATAACAGGGTCTAGAGGATCTAAAGGAACACTTCAAGAGTTCGAAGTTTCCATGCGAGGCTGAGCTTTACCTTCCGGTGGTCTTCTCGCCGCCACGAGATGGGAAGCAGTTACCAGAACCTGTCTCTATCAACATTAACGGCTGCATTAAACTCAATCATAGTTGTATTGAGCAAATGGACGGTCAAGATCACTCTGAGAGTGGGTCATGTTGTGACAGTGACCATGATAACAGTCATGAAGATGGATTTTCCGGCAGTAGCGTAGACGGAGGCCGGAGTATTACCGTGGAAGGAGAAACATCTTTCTAGGTGTATGTTGTTTGTATTGTgtgtatcataatatatataaaaaaatgtaagtaGCCATGATCTTGGTTAGAATTTGTAcccttttggtttttgtttgtcttaatCTAAACATCTTTTTGGTTATCAATAATTACTCACGCTAAGTTCTTCTGGGTATTAACATGAATTTAATAATGACTTATGAAAAGTAGTAAAACGTCACATCTTAatcctctttttctttacttctctttttctttacttcaaagcttcaaagaaagaaagtgatatttggatttatgtTCCGTATTTTAAATGAGAGACAGTGAAAATCTAGATAGGGACCTAAAATTGGGTTGACCTAGGGTAAAAGTTGGATTTCAGGCAATACTATCTTTGTTCTAGTGTGTTAGCTGTCTTATTCAGTGACATGTGAAAGAGACAATAGAGGACTCTGTGCTAGTGATGATCACATTCTGTATCTCCCTCTGATTCATGGGGCACTGACACGTGGTTTGATATCCACCTTACTTGGTGCATGGCAGTGTTGATTGTGATCGTTGACTACAACTTTAATCTTTCTGatgttagagatgtctctagtTTTAATTTTCAGTGGGTTTTGTCTATCTTCAGGattttgaaaacattaaatCACTGTTAGCATTAAAACCCCGTTCCTAGGGTATtaattgaaagattttatgatgTGACGACTGGTACAGAAAGCTTTTACAACATTTCTAAATCACATTCTTTTCGTAGGGTTTAAAGGTCCActaaaaatgataatataattgtttttaatatgattaaaaaacaattatattaagGTTTAAGCTTAAATGTTGTAGCAATTATTTTACAGCAATTAATCTACGTTTAAAACCTTAATTAGTCACACACTatcagttttaacttttaag from Camelina sativa cultivar DH55 chromosome 9, Cs, whole genome shotgun sequence encodes:
- the LOC104710403 gene encoding protein terminal ear1 homolog; protein product: MEDSRIFPFAGNLDPRAQEFIPLNPISSHFYFPYTSPPPPPHPPPLPPSSYGLSPSEPRVFTFFNLPPHPMMFSSPPPPQPPPLRPCFSGVSAAQRPTIPSNSPTRSLSLICVPRDVTESTVRRDLEVFGDVRGVQMERISEGIVTVHFYDIRDAKRAVRDVCGRHMQQQARLSGGGGGGGSSPSSSSLARGFVSGRPVWAQFVVPATSAVPGGCNQGTLVIFNLDPDVSSIDLRQIFQVYGPIKELRETPYKKHQRFVEFYDVRDAARALDGMNGEEIGGKQVVIEFSRPGGLKNRFRSSRLPQLPFQPLQPPPILNPPNLRQSVTLMKDKNKIVSPTNGVIDVNASMRSLSIIDDVDNKTPGGESECAETKRKNMAKWGKKRQMKNMELSQFLISEETMEDPSCRDPRTTLMIKNIPNKYSQKLLLDMLDKHCIHINKAIAEEHHEHEALHQPFSSYDFVYLPMDFNNKCNVGYGFVNMTSPEAAWRFYKAFNHQRWEVFNSRKICQITYARVQGLEDLKEHFKSSKFPCEAELYLPVVFSPPRDGKQLPEPVSININGCIKLNHSCIEQMDGQDHSESGSCCDSDHDNSHEDGFSGSSVDGGRSITVEGETSF